The Vicinamibacterales bacterium nucleotide sequence GATCTTCGTCCTCCACGCGGCGTTGCGTCGTCAGGCTTGCGCCCATTGCGAACAATTCCCCACTGCTGCCTCCCGTAGGAGTCTGGGCCGTGTCTCAGTCCCAGTGTGTCCGTCCGCCCTCTCAGGCCGGATACCGATCGTCGCCTTGGTGAGCCGTTACCTCACCAACTAGCTAATCGGCCGCGGGCTCCTCTCCAAGCGCCAGGTCTTGCGATCCCCGGCTTTGATCTCCGCTTATCCAAAAGCAGGATGTTATGCGGTATTAGCGACCCTTTCGGGTCGTTATCCCCCACTTCGAGGCAGATCACCCACGTGTTACTCACCCGTTTGCCACTCTACTCACCCCTTGCGGGGCTTTCGCGTTCGACTTGCATGTGTTAGGCACGCCGCCAGCGTTGATTCTGAGCCAGGATCAAACTCTCATGTTAAATCGGCTCGCCCTTCGCTCGCCCGCATCCGCAGGCGCGCGCAGGACAGACCTCGTTTAACGCGAGAAGCCTGTTTGAATCGGCTCTCTCTACGTTGTTCAGTTCGTCAAGTAATGAGTGGTTCGCATCTCGCCGCCGATCAGAACTGAAGACCGGTCAACGACTTGCGATGCGCCACCCGCTGATACTCGACGGGTTGTGCTTGCACGTTCTATCTAGTTTTCAAAGAACCGGAACTGCCGTCCCCCCTGCCACATCGACCGTGTTTGGGGGAACCTTCCAATCTTACTAACGCCTCGGGGCGTTGTCAACCCCTCGCCTTCTCTTTTCTCTTCATCTCCTCGCGCCGGCCGCTCTCCGCGGCGTGGCTCCGACTTGAAGCGACTCATCGCGGGGCGTGTTCCAGCCGGGGGATGGGTCGAGCCGAGAAGGCTTGCTCTAGAAGATGCCCGGCGGACCGCGCCGAACCCACCCAATATACGATCGTAAGCGATTGACTGTCAACCTCTTGCGATCACGCCGCCACCCAGCATCTGCAGCGGCGGCTTCGTCGGGGCGGAAAGGCAGTATAGGAATTCGGCTCGCGCCGATCAAGCACAGCAGCAGCACTTTTTCCGCGCACGGCCGTCTCTGCCGCGCCTCTACCGCCGTCCAACCCGGCCGACAATCTCGACCGGATAGCGCTCGCCAGCCTGGAACGGCGCCCGCTGCCGCGGATCGAAGAAGCGCACCCGCGTCGGCGCATGCACCTCGGCAAACGGGGCCCAGTCGAGCCGGCCGTACCGCTGCCCCCTGAACCGCGCACGGAACCGCGCCTGCTCCGCGTCCTCGAGCGCGAAGATCGCGACCCTTCCCGACGCCCGGAGCGCGTCGATCACCTCGTCCAGTCGATCCGCGGCAATCGCATCCCACGTCAGACTGGCGCGCCGGCCGTAATAGCGCACGCTGCCGCTCTGCTGGACCGCCAGCACCACCGCCTGCTCGGTGAGCGCCCGTCCGGCATAGTCGCCGGCGAGACGGAACCGCGACTCCAGGATCGCCAGCTCGAACACCGCGCGCCGCCCGGCGACGTGCACGAACCACGCGCCCAGCGTGAGCACCACCACGGCGGCCGCGGCGCCGATCGCCCACGGACGCACGCGCGGCAGCAACTGCAGCAGCCGCATCACCACGAGCATCGCCAGCACGAGCATCGGCGGCAGCGCCGGCAACAGGAATCGGAGGTACCACCAGTCGTCGAACACGGTGTAGGCGAGATAGGTCGCCACCGTCAGCGCCGCGGACGCGGCTGCCACCAGCACGATCCGGCGCTGCTCGCGCCGCCACGGCAGCAGCGGCGCGATCGCCGCCAGCGCCACCAACGGCGTGTGAGTCTCGAACAGCCACCGCGGATACCGCGACAGGTTCGGACCGACGTGGGCGAGCGCGAAGAGCACGTCCGTCGCGCCGTACCCCGACGCCAGCGGCGATCCGTACCGCACCGCATTCAGCGCCAGCATCGCGGCCAGCGCCGGCAGCGACGCGCCAGCGAACCGCAGCCACGAGGCCGCGCGCCAGGGCAGGAGCGCGAGCAGCGGCAGCGCGAGCACCGCCATGTTCGGGCGCATCAGGACGGCCGCCGACGCGCAGAGTCCGGCGGCGATCTCGCGCGCCGCGCGGCCGCGCGCCGGTTCGTTCTCGCCGGCGGCGCTCAATCCGACGAGCGCCGCCAGCCACAGCGCGGCGGCCGGCACGTCGCTCATCGGCTGCACCGCCTGATACAGAAAGATCGGGCTGCACGCCAGCAGCACGGCGGCGCCCGCGCCGGCGAGGTCGCTGTGGAGCGCGCGCCCGAGGCGGAATGTGCACCACACGGCCAGCACCGCGAACAGCGGGACGACGAGGAAGACGGCGTCGCGGCTGACGAGCGCGGCGGGAACCATGGCGAGCGCGAGCCCCGCCGCGCAGATCGGCACCGCGTCGTGCGGCGGCGCCGGCGACGGCACGAAGCCGATTGGCGCGAACGCCGCCGGCGGAACGATCGCGGACGCCAGCGGCAGCGGCGGCGGCAGACTGGCGCGGCCGTGCGCGAACGCCTCCGCCTGCAGCACGTAGCAGGAGGAATCGGAACCGCCCGCCGCACGCGTGCTCCAGGCAATCGACACGACGAGCGTCGCCGCCGCGGCCACCGCCGCGACACGGGCGGGGAGGCGGCCGGCATCCCCGGCGAGCCGGCGCAGGAGGCGACGCGACTCGGGCGTGCCGAGCAGCGGCCACGCGATCCCGGCGAACGCCGCGGCGACGTACAGCGGACGGATCGGATCGCGCGCCACGAAGCGCGAGACGCCGGTGTGCACGCTGATGCCGCCCGACAGCGCGAGGATGGCGGACCACGCCACCGCGATGCACGCGGCGGCGGCGCACGCCGCTCCGGCGTGGTGTCGTATAGTGGCGGCGCGGCGCATGCGTCTATCCGTCATCATCCCTGTTTACAACGAAGAGCAGACCATTCATGAAGTGCTCGAGCGCGTTGCCGCCGTGGACCTCGGCGCGATCGAGATGGAGATCGTCGTCGCCAATGACGGATCGACCGACGGCACGCGCCGCGCGATCGACGATCGGCGGCTGCCGCCGGACCTGCCGGTGCATGTCTACCACAGCCCGATCAACCTCGGAAAGGGCGCGGCCGTCCGGCTCGGCCTGGCCTTCGCCACCGGCGACGTGCTGCTCATCCAGGACGCCGACCTCGAGCTCGATCCGAACGAGTACACGCGGCTGCTCGAGCCCATCGTCGCCGGCCGCGCCGAGATCGTCTACGGATCGCGATTCCTCGCGCCCAGCGCCAACGTGCCGATGAAGTCGCGCACGGCGAACCGTTTCCTCACGATGCTCACCAACCTGCTGTTCGGCGGGCGGCTCACCGACATGGAGACCGCCTACAAAGTGATGCGGCGGGAGGCGCTCACAGGGATCCGGCTGCGCTGCGTCGGCTTCGACATCGAACCGGAGTTGACCGCGCGCCTGCTGCGCGCCGGCCGGAGGATCGTCGAGGTCCCGATCTCGTACAACCCGCGACGGCTCGACGAGGGCAAGAAGATGCGCTGGATCGACGGCGTCGACGCGATCTATACACTGCTGAAATGCCGCCTGACCTCCTGAGGAGGTGGCCGCTCCTCGTCGCGCTCGCGATCCTCGGCTTCGGCGTTCCGCTGTCGCTCGGCGCGCGCGCCTCCCTGCCGCCGCCCGTCTACTTCCTCCACGATCAGCAGCACTACCGGGAGATGGCCACGCCGGGTGCGGCGCGCCGAGTCGCGCCGTACTCCTGGCGGCTCCTGCCGTCCGCCATCGTGCGGGCGACGGGGCTGCCAGCGGGCACCGGTTTCCACGCGCTGACGCTGACGGCGCTCGCGCTCATCCCGCCGGCGATCGCGATCATGATGGCGGCAGCAGGGATCTCCGCCGGCACCGCGCTGATGGCCGGCGCGATCGCGGCATTCGCGCCGGCCGTCGCCGGATACCTGTCGTGGGACTTCATCCGCCCGGACGGCCTCTCGCTGCTCTTGATCGTGCTCGCCGCCTCGGCGGCGATGCGCGGCCGTCCGGTGGTGTTCGCGGCCGCGATGGCCGCGCTCAGCGTCACCAAGGAAACCTGGGTCATCGCCGCGGCGTTCGCGCTGGTCTGGTCGCGCGCCTACGCGCGGTCGTTCTGGAAATCGGCGCTGGCCGGAACGCTGCTCGCCCTCGCGGCAGCGGTGGCGGTGCGGCTGGCGATCCCCTCCGCGGAGCCGTACTCGTGGGCCGCCAACGCTCGCGATCTCTACTGGCCTCTCGATCCGCGGACGGTCTCGCGACGGCTGCTCCTCGCGACAACCGGGACGTGGACCGTACTCACACCGCTCGCGGCGTTCGCGCTCGCGCGGCACGCCGGCGAGCCCCGCGCGTGGACGGTCGGGCTCTGCGTGACGATCGCGACGGCGCAGATCCTGGTCGCCATCGACACGCAGCGCCTGGTCGCCGCCGCGCTGCCGTTCATCCTGCTCGCCTGTGCGTGGGAACTCGATCGCCTCGACCCGACGCCGCGCGCCGCCGTGGCCGGCGCGCTCGCCGCCGCGCAGATCCCCTGGCTCCTCAGCTACGCGCGGATCTGGACGCCGCCGCTGCGCGGCATCGAAATCGTCCTGCTGGCCGCCGCGGCCGCCGCCGCGATCCTCGCCAGGCGTCAGCGCAGCTTGACGATGTGATGGTCTTTGCGCCCCTTGCGGAGGACGAACAGCGTGCCGCCGATCGCGTCGGCCGGCGTGAGCCGCGCCCGTTCCTCGGTCGCACGGACGTTGTTCACGTAGATGCCGCGGCTCTTGATCAGCCGCACGGCTTCGCTGCGCGACGGGGCGAGCTTCACCGTGGCGAGCAGCTCGGCGAGCGGCATGCCGTCGGGCGGCAGCGACAGCTCCGTTGACGGGGCGTCTTCGAACACCATCAACACGTCCTGGATCGCGGCGTGGCGGATGTCCTCGCCGAACAGGACGTCGGCCGCCCGTTCGGCGCGCTGCACCTGATCCTCGCCGTGGACCAGCGCGGTCACGTCGCGCGCCAGCGCGCGCTGCGCCTCGCGGCGCTCCGGCCGCTCGCTGACCGCCTGCGCGAGCGCGTCGATCTCTTCACG carries:
- a CDS encoding glycosyltransferase family 39 protein, with the protein product MTDRRMRRAATIRHHAGAACAAAACIAVAWSAILALSGGISVHTGVSRFVARDPIRPLYVAAAFAGIAWPLLGTPESRRLLRRLAGDAGRLPARVAAVAAAATLVVSIAWSTRAAGGSDSSCYVLQAEAFAHGRASLPPPLPLASAIVPPAAFAPIGFVPSPAPPHDAVPICAAGLALAMVPAALVSRDAVFLVVPLFAVLAVWCTFRLGRALHSDLAGAGAAVLLACSPIFLYQAVQPMSDVPAAALWLAALVGLSAAGENEPARGRAAREIAAGLCASAAVLMRPNMAVLALPLLALLPWRAASWLRFAGASLPALAAMLALNAVRYGSPLASGYGATDVLFALAHVGPNLSRYPRWLFETHTPLVALAAIAPLLPWRREQRRIVLVAAASAALTVATYLAYTVFDDWWYLRFLLPALPPMLVLAMLVVMRLLQLLPRVRPWAIGAAAAVVVLTLGAWFVHVAGRRAVFELAILESRFRLAGDYAGRALTEQAVVLAVQQSGSVRYYGRRASLTWDAIAADRLDEVIDALRASGRVAIFALEDAEQARFRARFRGQRYGRLDWAPFAEVHAPTRVRFFDPRQRAPFQAGERYPVEIVGRVGRR
- a CDS encoding glycosyltransferase family 2 protein; amino-acid sequence: MRLSVIIPVYNEEQTIHEVLERVAAVDLGAIEMEIVVANDGSTDGTRRAIDDRRLPPDLPVHVYHSPINLGKGAAVRLGLAFATGDVLLIQDADLELDPNEYTRLLEPIVAGRAEIVYGSRFLAPSANVPMKSRTANRFLTMLTNLLFGGRLTDMETAYKVMRREALTGIRLRCVGFDIEPELTARLLRAGRRIVEVPISYNPRRLDEGKKMRWIDGVDAIYTLLKCRLTS